One region of Rhodospirillaceae bacterium genomic DNA includes:
- a CDS encoding metallopeptidase family protein: MSDPSEATDPLRFFGAPPSAGEIEEMGRRVLQSLPAEFLIRCSNVALRVEEFADVETLDEMGIADPFELAGLYRGVPLTDRGHDDPTGLDIVFLYRRAILDWWAEEDVPLETLIRHLVVHEIGHHFGYSDAEMDAVERMVEE; this comes from the coding sequence ATGTCCGACCCATCAGAGGCGACCGATCCGCTGCGTTTCTTCGGCGCGCCGCCCAGTGCCGGCGAGATCGAGGAAATGGGCCGCCGGGTGCTTCAATCCCTGCCGGCCGAGTTCCTCATCCGCTGCAGCAATGTGGCGCTCCGCGTCGAGGAGTTCGCCGATGTCGAGACGCTGGATGAGATGGGCATCGCCGACCCGTTCGAGCTTGCCGGCCTCTATCGCGGCGTGCCGCTCACCGACCGCGGCCATGACGATCCCACAGGGCTCGACATCGTCTTCCTCTATCGCCGCGCCATCCTGGATTGGTGGGCGGAGGAGGATGTGCCGCTGGAGACGCTGATCCGCCATCTCGTGGTGCATGAGATCGGCCATCATTTCGGCTATTCCGATGCCGAGATGGACGCGGTGGAGCGGATGGTGGAGGAGTAG
- a CDS encoding CBS domain-containing protein: MTPEIVQRIDAFAYRHRLAEVMRSPVIAIDAAAPLTAAAAMMVAKRVGALAILDAGGRAVGLITDRDLAHHAAKPETLSQPIGAVMSREVASLPPGAFIFEALTDLRRHNTRHLIVADPASGAALGVVSMSALLKLRADDALLLSADAEEAPDAQSLKDVVSALPRLATALMAEGVPPRQIAGALAAVLRDVYARVGALAEGLMLASDGPAPAGWCFLVLGSAGRGESLLAADQDHALVHDGAVDDYPWFEKFGRHCSAILDEIGIPFCRGDVMASNRECRHNLAGWRKRIGLWVASDDEVALLNADIFFDFRPAYGDLALAAELRKLAAELGRQPMFLKRLAASIGKFEAQIGLFGGMKTKGGRLNLKRGALLPIVSGARVLSLSLGSTALETELRWEAARKAGRVSATTCCASPMPMTWRCA; this comes from the coding sequence ATGACCCCGGAAATCGTCCAGCGCATCGACGCCTTCGCCTATCGCCACCGCCTGGCCGAGGTGATGCGCAGCCCGGTCATCGCCATCGACGCCGCCGCGCCGCTGACCGCCGCGGCCGCCATGATGGTGGCAAAGCGCGTGGGCGCGCTGGCCATCCTCGATGCGGGCGGCCGCGCCGTGGGCCTCATCACCGACCGCGACCTTGCCCATCACGCGGCGAAGCCGGAGACCTTGTCGCAACCGATCGGCGCGGTGATGTCGCGCGAGGTGGCGAGCTTGCCGCCCGGTGCCTTCATCTTCGAGGCGCTGACCGATCTGCGCCGCCATAACACGCGGCACCTTATCGTGGCCGATCCGGCAAGCGGCGCGGCCTTGGGTGTCGTCAGCATGAGCGCGCTGTTGAAGCTGCGGGCCGACGATGCGCTGCTGCTGTCGGCCGATGCGGAAGAAGCGCCGGATGCGCAGAGCCTGAAGGATGTGGTGTCGGCCCTGCCGCGCCTTGCCACGGCCTTGATGGCCGAAGGTGTGCCGCCGCGCCAGATCGCAGGTGCCTTGGCCGCCGTGCTGCGCGATGTCTATGCGCGGGTGGGTGCCTTGGCCGAAGGTCTGATGCTGGCCAGTGACGGTCCGGCACCGGCCGGCTGGTGCTTCCTGGTGCTGGGTTCGGCCGGCCGGGGCGAGAGCCTGCTCGCCGCCGACCAGGACCATGCCCTGGTGCATGACGGAGCGGTGGATGATTATCCCTGGTTCGAGAAATTCGGCCGGCATTGTTCGGCCATCCTGGATGAGATCGGCATCCCCTTCTGCCGTGGCGACGTGATGGCCAGCAACCGCGAATGCCGCCACAACCTTGCCGGCTGGCGCAAGCGCATCGGCCTGTGGGTCGCGAGCGATGATGAAGTGGCGCTGCTCAACGCCGACATCTTCTTCGATTTCCGCCCGGCCTATGGCGATCTGGCGCTGGCAGCCGAGCTGCGCAAGCTGGCGGCGGAGCTTGGCCGCCAGCCGATGTTCCTCAAGCGCCTTGCCGCCTCGATCGGCAAGTTCGAAGCACAGATCGGCCTCTTCGGCGGCATGAAGACCAAGGGCGGGCGCCTCAACCTGAAACGCGGCGCCCTGCTGCCGATCGTGTCGGGCGCCCGGGTCCTCAGCTTAAGCCTGGGCAGCACGGCGCTGGAGACCGAATTGCGCTGGGAGGCGGCGCGGAAGGCCGGCCGCGTCAGCGCGACGACCTGCTGCGCATCACCGATGCCCATGACATGGCGCTGCGCCTGA
- a CDS encoding 3'-5' exonuclease, translated as MDRGSFLAPPLARPTLRSAGARLWRSLRRPSQPLHCGLPPAPSTPLLALTALVLDTETTGLNVRSDRIISAAGYRLAQGNLTDAPLFDRLIDPRRPIPAASTAFHGIVDDMVAGVGDFQQHWPELHRHLQDGLIIGHQIYFDLAILGREVRRLGGKLQPPVALDTALLYAALHPGERHRDLTPCCAAFDIEVIGRHTARGDAEATGRLFLKLVPLLIEHGISTLGEALAFERAAILQHPRRWHW; from the coding sequence GTGGATCGCGGGTCATTTCTGGCGCCACCGCTTGCGCGCCCGACCTTGCGGTCGGCGGGGGCAAGGCTCTGGCGCAGCCTGCGGCGGCCCAGCCAGCCGCTCCATTGCGGCCTGCCGCCGGCGCCCAGCACGCCGCTCTTGGCGCTCACCGCCCTGGTGCTCGACACGGAAACGACCGGCCTCAATGTCCGGAGCGACCGCATCATCTCGGCGGCTGGCTATCGCCTCGCACAAGGCAACCTGACGGACGCACCCCTTTTCGACCGGCTGATCGATCCAAGGCGGCCGATCCCGGCGGCCTCCACCGCCTTTCACGGCATCGTGGACGACATGGTGGCTGGGGTGGGCGATTTCCAGCAGCATTGGCCGGAACTGCACCGGCATCTGCAGGATGGATTGATCATCGGCCACCAGATCTATTTCGACCTCGCCATCTTGGGGCGCGAGGTGCGGCGCCTGGGCGGAAAACTGCAGCCGCCGGTGGCCCTCGATACGGCCCTCCTTTACGCAGCACTCCATCCGGGCGAGCGGCACCGCGACCTCACCCCCTGCTGCGCCGCCTTCGACATCGAGGTCATCGGCCGACATACCGCGCGGGGCGATGCGGAAGCCACCGGGCGCCTGTTCCTGAAGCTGGTGCCGCTGCTGATCGAGCATGGCATCTCGACCCTGGGCGAGGCCTTGGCCTTCGAGCGGGCGGCGATCCTGCAGCATCCGCGCCGCTGGCACTGGTAG
- a CDS encoding DUF1003 domain-containing protein translates to MAKSDDTLTDPVREAAAEARTVAALFDEITALSLEDQALLRDLRKARADRMPRDVPSPTLGQRTADRIAGVVGSWRFIIIQSVLLVVWLILNIFAWTSAWDPYPFILLNLMLSFQAAYTAPILLMSQNRQAEIDRQTQRNDYEVNLKAELEIELLHQKIDLLRAREIERLVSVVQELQKGLATRRAGDGDSA, encoded by the coding sequence ATGGCGAAATCCGACGACACGCTGACCGATCCAGTGCGCGAGGCCGCGGCCGAGGCGCGGACCGTCGCGGCGCTGTTTGACGAGATCACGGCGCTGTCGCTGGAAGACCAGGCGCTGCTGCGCGATCTCAGGAAGGCGCGCGCGGACCGGATGCCGCGCGACGTGCCATCGCCGACATTGGGCCAGCGCACCGCCGACCGCATCGCCGGGGTGGTGGGGTCGTGGCGCTTCATCATCATCCAGTCGGTGCTGCTGGTGGTCTGGCTGATCCTCAACATCTTTGCCTGGACCAGTGCCTGGGACCCCTATCCATTCATTCTCCTCAACCTCATGCTGTCGTTCCAGGCGGCCTATACCGCCCCCATCCTGCTCATGAGCCAGAACCGGCAAGCGGAAATCGACCGGCAGACCCAGCGCAACGATTATGAGGTCAACCTCAAGGCCGAGCTGGAGATCGAGCTGCTGCACCAGAAGATCGACCTGCTGCGCGCCCGCGAGATAGAGCGGCTGGTGAGCGTCGTCCAGGAATTGCAGAAGGGCCTGGCGACGCGGCGGGCCGGCGACGGTGATTCCGCCTAG
- a CDS encoding LysR family transcriptional regulator, producing the protein MKSLQAFEAAARHLSFRVAAEELSLTQSAISHQVAGLEERLGTSLFRRAARRVELTEAGAQLYPYLRDGFDRLAQGVGLVDRVRISGDLVVQVYVTVAVRWLLPRLHQFQASHPDILVRLSTSQLDWEFDPTTGDLGLICTRKPQGPGIHYTHLFDARLVAVCAPSVMQAGLGLRQPAELVNHAMLQVYTAAEDWHDWLEAAGLPSLKGRAAPKFDSYLLAIEAAVEGQGVAVVPEFMVATDLKSGRLVKPFPAIETRHGASWYLACLEERVKEPRMQHFRDWLVGEIAKDPAFQA; encoded by the coding sequence TTGAAATCCCTGCAAGCCTTCGAGGCGGCGGCGCGGCATTTGTCATTCCGGGTCGCGGCCGAGGAGCTGAGCCTCACCCAATCCGCCATCAGCCACCAGGTGGCGGGGCTGGAGGAGCGGCTCGGCACCTCGCTCTTCCGGCGTGCCGCCCGCCGGGTGGAGCTGACCGAGGCCGGGGCGCAGCTTTATCCATATCTGCGCGACGGGTTCGACCGCCTGGCGCAGGGGGTGGGCCTCGTCGACCGCGTGCGCATCTCCGGCGATCTCGTGGTCCAGGTCTATGTGACCGTGGCGGTGCGCTGGCTGCTGCCGCGCCTCCACCAGTTCCAGGCGAGCCACCCCGATATCCTGGTGCGCCTCTCGACCAGCCAGTTGGATTGGGAGTTCGACCCGACCACCGGCGATCTCGGCCTCATCTGCACCAGGAAGCCCCAGGGTCCCGGCATCCATTACACGCATCTCTTCGACGCCAGGCTGGTCGCGGTCTGCGCGCCCTCCGTGATGCAGGCGGGGCTCGGGCTGCGGCAACCGGCCGAACTCGTCAACCACGCCATGCTGCAGGTCTATACCGCCGCCGAGGATTGGCATGATTGGCTGGAGGCAGCCGGTCTCCCCAGCCTGAAAGGCCGGGCGGCGCCCAAATTCGATTCCTATCTGCTGGCCATCGAGGCCGCCGTCGAGGGCCAGGGTGTGGCCGTGGTGCCGGAATTCATGGTGGCGACGGATCTGAAGAGCGGCCGCCTGGTGAAGCCGTTCCCGGCGATCGAGACCCGCCACGGCGCCAGCTGGTACCTGGCCTGCCTCGAGGAACGCGTGAAGGAGCCGCGGATGCAGCATTTCCGCGACTGGCTGGTGGGCGAAATCGCCAAGGATCCGGCGTTTCAGGCCTGA
- a CDS encoding trimethylamine methyltransferase family protein translates to MSATVLDTSVRRGGREARRAARAAPLPENDRPVRPGLEGGRYKPLSDADVLKIHNAALDVLEQIGMADAIPSGIEVMTKAGAIMNDNGRLTFPRALVEETLAKAARRFPLYAQDPRYDLEPWGKKVYFGTAGAAVHMIDPMTGDYRDTTTRDCYDISRVVDTLDHIHFYQRSVVCRELPDPFEMDFNTCYASVSGTTKHVGSSWVDPKHLEASFEMLHMIAGGEDKWRERPFVSQSNCFVVPPLKFAQDACKCLELAVRGGMPVLLLSAGQAGATAPAALASAIVQEVAECLAGLVYVNAIKPGAPAIFGTWCFVSDLRTGAMSGGSPEQALLSAASAQMAQFYDLTGGTASGMTDSKTPDAQAGYEKAYNHALVGNAGANMIYESAGMHASLLGFCLESLLIDNDIIGATQRTIKGIDVSDESLSLETIRKVCLEGPGHYLGSEQTLQLMQTEYVYPMIGDRSNPKEWVEQGRPNSVDRASKKLKQIMNNHFPAHIPEHVDDAIRAKFPVRLDRAHMRKG, encoded by the coding sequence ATGTCAGCGACAGTGCTCGATACCAGCGTGCGGCGCGGCGGCCGCGAGGCGCGGCGTGCGGCGCGCGCAGCGCCCTTGCCGGAAAATGACCGGCCGGTGCGCCCGGGTCTCGAAGGCGGGCGCTACAAGCCGCTCTCCGATGCCGATGTGCTGAAGATCCACAATGCGGCGTTGGATGTGCTGGAGCAGATCGGCATGGCCGATGCCATCCCCAGCGGCATCGAGGTCATGACCAAGGCCGGCGCGATCATGAACGATAACGGCCGCCTCACCTTTCCGCGCGCCCTGGTCGAGGAGACGCTGGCCAAGGCCGCGCGGCGCTTCCCGCTTTACGCCCAGGACCCCCGCTACGATCTCGAGCCCTGGGGCAAGAAGGTCTATTTCGGCACGGCGGGTGCGGCCGTCCATATGATCGATCCGATGACCGGCGATTACCGCGACACGACGACGCGCGATTGCTATGACATCTCGCGCGTGGTGGATACGCTGGATCACATCCATTTCTACCAGCGCTCGGTCGTCTGCCGCGAACTGCCCGATCCTTTCGAGATGGATTTCAACACCTGCTATGCCTCGGTTTCCGGCACCACCAAGCATGTGGGGTCGAGCTGGGTCGACCCGAAGCATCTGGAAGCCAGTTTCGAGATGCTGCACATGATCGCAGGTGGCGAGGACAAGTGGCGCGAGCGGCCCTTCGTCAGCCAATCGAATTGCTTCGTCGTCCCGCCGCTGAAATTCGCGCAGGATGCCTGCAAATGCCTGGAGCTCGCGGTGCGCGGCGGCATGCCGGTGCTCCTCCTTTCGGCGGGGCAGGCGGGCGCCACGGCGCCGGCGGCCCTTGCCAGCGCCATCGTGCAGGAAGTGGCGGAATGCTTGGCCGGCCTTGTCTATGTGAACGCGATCAAGCCGGGGGCGCCGGCCATCTTCGGCACCTGGTGCTTCGTCTCGGATCTCAGGACCGGCGCCATGTCGGGCGGCTCGCCGGAACAGGCGCTGCTGTCGGCGGCCTCCGCGCAGATGGCGCAGTTCTATGACCTCACCGGCGGCACCGCCTCGGGCATGACCGATTCGAAGACACCGGATGCGCAGGCGGGCTACGAGAAGGCCTATAACCACGCCCTGGTCGGCAATGCCGGCGCCAACATGATCTACGAATCAGCCGGCATGCATGCGAGCCTCTTGGGCTTCTGCCTGGAAAGCCTGCTCATCGACAACGACATCATCGGGGCGACACAACGCACCATCAAGGGCATCGATGTCTCGGATGAAAGCCTGTCGCTGGAGACCATCCGCAAGGTGTGTCTCGAAGGTCCTGGCCATTACCTGGGGTCGGAGCAGACCTTGCAACTGATGCAGACCGAATATGTCTATCCGATGATCGGCGACCGTTCGAACCCCAAGGAATGGGTCGAGCAGGGCAGGCCCAATTCGGTCGACCGCGCCAGCAAGAAGCTGAAGCAGATCATGAACAATCACTTCCCGGCGCATATCCCGGAACATGTCGACGACGCCATCCGCGCGAAGTTTCCCGTGCGGCTGGACCGGGCGCATATGCGCAAGGGGTAG
- a CDS encoding FAD-dependent oxidoreductase → MTEHARVVIIGGGVVGTSALYHLAKLGWTDCLLIERDELSSGSTWHAAGNVPTFSGSWNIMKMQAYSAKLYRTLGQEVDYPMNYHVTGSIRLAHTKSRMEEFAHACAMAKAQGLDYAMLTPAEIKDKYPIMELDDLVGGLWDAHDGDIDPSQLTQALAKGAKDMGAKVQRFNAVTAIKQLPSGEWEITTKNGTKITAEKVINAAGYRAGEVAAMVGQYLPIIAMQHQYLITEMIPELAARSEKLPLVRDPDVSYYLRQERDGLILGPYEWNCKADWHDGIPEEFAFQLWPDDLDRLESYIEQAVARVPVLGQVGVQKVINGPIPYSPDGNPYIGPQHGLTNFYNCNTFSFGICQGGGAGKTIAEYIVHGEPEWDLWGLDHRRYTVFADQKYVTDKAIELYQNEYAIGFPNEERPAGRPRLKTPLFEKLTAKGAVMGARGGWERAAYFPRNPEEAKTKLSFHRAEQAWFEPVRGECDAVTNRVGIMDLGGFSKFIVEGPGAEAWLDYLVCGALPKSNRVTLAYTLTPKGSILSEFTMTRLAADKFYLMSAGSGLWHDMDWLTQHLPNDGSVKLTEMSQSASSLVLAGPRSRDLLKKITEADLSNNAFPWPSCQVIEVAGRKVTALRVNYVGELGWELHVPMGDLVHVYDAITEAGKEFGISDFGMYAMDCLRLEKGYRSWKQDITHEYTPFDAGLERFVKLEKGDFIGRDALRARHAAGEKERFVPLIVEGNTADAPTCSIVFKDGKKVGIVGSGGWGFRIGKSIALSYVRLDLAEVGTKLEVEILGTRFPAVVAEEPIFDPKNERLKA, encoded by the coding sequence ATGACTGAACATGCCCGTGTCGTCATCATCGGCGGCGGTGTCGTGGGGACAAGTGCGCTTTACCATCTCGCCAAACTCGGCTGGACCGATTGCCTGCTCATCGAGCGCGACGAGCTTTCCTCCGGCTCGACCTGGCATGCGGCGGGCAATGTGCCGACCTTCTCGGGCTCCTGGAACATCATGAAGATGCAGGCCTATTCCGCGAAGCTCTACCGGACGCTGGGGCAGGAAGTCGACTACCCGATGAACTACCACGTCACCGGCTCGATCCGGTTGGCGCATACCAAGTCGCGCATGGAGGAATTCGCCCATGCCTGTGCCATGGCGAAGGCGCAGGGGCTGGATTACGCGATGCTCACCCCCGCCGAGATCAAGGACAAGTATCCGATCATGGAGCTTGATGATCTGGTGGGTGGCTTGTGGGATGCCCATGACGGCGATATCGATCCCTCGCAGTTGACCCAGGCCCTCGCCAAGGGCGCCAAGGATATGGGCGCCAAGGTGCAGCGCTTCAACGCCGTGACGGCGATCAAACAATTGCCGAGCGGCGAATGGGAGATCACCACCAAGAACGGCACGAAGATCACGGCGGAGAAGGTGATCAATGCCGCCGGCTACCGTGCTGGCGAAGTGGCGGCCATGGTCGGCCAGTATCTCCCCATCATCGCCATGCAGCACCAATACCTCATCACCGAGATGATTCCGGAACTGGCGGCCAGATCAGAGAAGCTGCCGCTGGTGCGCGATCCCGACGTCTCCTATTACCTGCGCCAGGAGCGCGACGGGCTCATCCTCGGCCCCTATGAGTGGAACTGCAAAGCCGATTGGCATGACGGCATCCCCGAGGAGTTCGCCTTCCAGCTCTGGCCCGACGATCTCGACCGGCTGGAGAGCTATATCGAACAGGCGGTGGCGCGTGTGCCGGTGCTGGGCCAGGTCGGCGTGCAGAAGGTCATCAACGGCCCCATCCCCTATTCGCCGGACGGCAATCCCTATATCGGGCCGCAGCATGGCCTGACCAATTTCTACAATTGCAACACGTTCAGCTTCGGCATCTGCCAGGGCGGCGGTGCGGGCAAGACGATTGCCGAATATATCGTGCACGGCGAACCGGAATGGGACCTCTGGGGCCTCGATCATCGCCGCTACACGGTGTTCGCCGACCAGAAATATGTGACCGACAAGGCGATCGAGCTTTATCAGAACGAATATGCGATCGGCTTCCCGAATGAAGAACGCCCCGCCGGAAGGCCGCGGTTGAAGACGCCCTTGTTCGAAAAACTGACCGCCAAGGGTGCGGTCATGGGTGCGCGCGGCGGCTGGGAACGCGCCGCCTATTTCCCGCGTAATCCGGAAGAGGCGAAGACAAAACTCTCCTTCCACCGCGCGGAGCAGGCCTGGTTCGAGCCGGTGCGTGGCGAGTGCGATGCCGTCACGAACCGCGTCGGCATCATGGATCTCGGCGGCTTCTCGAAATTCATCGTGGAGGGGCCGGGCGCCGAGGCATGGCTGGATTATCTGGTCTGCGGCGCCTTGCCGAAATCCAACCGGGTGACGCTAGCCTATACGCTGACGCCCAAGGGCTCGATCCTCTCCGAATTCACCATGACGCGTCTCGCCGCCGACAAATTCTACCTGATGTCGGCGGGCTCGGGCCTGTGGCATGACATGGATTGGCTGACGCAGCATCTGCCCAATGATGGCTCGGTGAAGCTGACCGAGATGAGCCAATCGGCGTCGTCGCTGGTGCTGGCGGGGCCGCGCTCGCGCGATCTCCTGAAGAAGATCACGGAGGCCGATCTCTCCAACAACGCCTTCCCCTGGCCGAGCTGCCAGGTGATCGAAGTGGCCGGCCGCAAGGTGACGGCTTTGCGCGTCAACTATGTCGGTGAACTCGGCTGGGAACTCCATGTGCCGATGGGTGACCTCGTCCATGTCTATGACGCGATCACCGAGGCCGGCAAGGAATTCGGGATCAGTGATTTCGGCATGTATGCGATGGATTGCCTGCGGCTCGAAAAAGGCTACCGCTCCTGGAAGCAGGACATCACCCATGAATACACGCCCTTTGACGCCGGGCTCGAGCGTTTCGTGAAGCTCGAGAAGGGCGATTTCATCGGCCGCGACGCGCTGCGTGCGCGCCATGCGGCGGGCGAGAAGGAACGCTTCGTGCCGCTCATCGTCGAGGGCAATACCGCCGATGCGCCGACCTGCTCGATCGTCTTCAAGGATGGCAAGAAGGTCGGCATCGTCGGTTCCGGCGGCTGGGGCTTCCGCATCGGCAAGAGCATCGCTCTTTCCTATGTGCGGCTGGACCTCGCGGAAGTCGGGACCAAGCTCGAGGTCGAGATTCTGGGGACCCGCTTCCCCGCGGTCGTGGCCGAGGAGCCGATCTTCGATCCGAAGAACGAGCGGTTGAAGGCGTGA